In the Desulfosporosinus acidiphilus SJ4 genome, TCCTACTGAGTCCCAACGAAAACTGTTCAATTGCCCATTTCTAATTCCTCTCTTAGTCTTGGAATCGGGATGTATGGATAAGGAAACAGGTAAAGTTTTGGAATATCTAAAGATTTATTATCGAAGCGATTGCTTTTCCTATGTCATTCAATAACAGGTTGGAGGGGACTTAATGAGAACAAAAGAAGAATATTATCAGCTAGTATTAAATAACCGAAAGATTGCCGGCGATCCTGAAAACCTTAAATGCACATGTACCGAGGTGCTTTGTGAATGGCATGGACGATGCAGGGAATGTGTTGCCTTACATAGATATCATCAAGATCATGTTCCGGCCTGTTTTCAGTCCTTTGTCCTTTATTAACGGAAAGTTAAAGGAGATCGTTAAAATCGGAGAAATGACGGCTATAAAAAATGAAAAGACTCCAACAGCGTATAGAAACTATGTTAAGGAGCAAGATCGAATCGTAATCTCTCGGCAGCAGTCAGATTAATTTACCTGTTAGTATTTGAGTTGTATCTGCTAATGTTTATCTTAATCTAAGCCCACTTCTATAAGTGGGGTAACTACTTCGATTTTTTGGTGGAGTAGAACCCCCACCGGAGTCCTAGGTCGGCTTTTAACTAGACTAGTTCACCCTGACTACAATTTATAAAATGAATGGCAATTTCCATAGTTATTTGCTTGGTGCAAATGAATATTGGAAATTGCCATTTTCATTTCTGAGAAAGTTTCCCCGGCAATTTTGTTTACAAAGAATTAACGGATTCCCAACCGAGCTTTAACGCACCGAACTTGGCAACAAGTTATGCTGATGACGTAAAGATAACTATCAAAAAGGAAGGCTGCTTTATGATTAGAAAACGGAGAACTAAGACCTTAATTGAAGGCTCGGCTAAGGTTTCTGCGAAATTAGCCCAAGAAATTGTCAAGGCCTATGATGTCAAGACCATTGAAGAAAGCAACAATAGCTTAGTCATGGTTAAGGTTCGGGAAAGTGCCCAAAAAAGCCTGTTTTATTTGGGTGAAGTACTTATTACCGAATGTAAGGTAATGGTCGCGGAATCCTTAGGAATTGGCATTGTCAAAGGATATGAACCAACCTTAGCCTATAACTTGGCAATCATTGATGCTGCCTATAATGCCGGGCTGCCTGAGACCAAAGAATGGACAGATGTCTTATTGCTTGAGGAAGTTCTCATCAAAGAAAAATATGAAGCCTTAAAGAAGAAAGTTTTAAAGACAAAAGTCAATTTTGACACCATGGATGTTTAATAAGAGGGGTATAAGCAAATGAAACTTGATTTGGTTCATGATATACAGGCAGCTTACCGTAAAACGTTGGATTCGATGTCTCGGCCGGGTTTAATTAACAATATTCGTGAACAGGCAAGTACCATCGATATGGATATCTGGTGTTTTAATTCTACCTTAGTATTAACGTTGATGCTCTTAGATACGGAAGTTAAGTTCAAGATCTGTTCAGAGCATGAAGCGGAAATGGCGAAACTTATTAATCAGCTGACCTATGCCAAAGCCACAGAACTGGAGAGCGCGGATTATATTCTCGTTTTGCATGACTGCAAACCGGCTGACTTGGAGAAAGCATTACATATGGCTTATCCGGGAGATTTACTGGATCCTCATAAAGCGGCAACCTTGATCATCGAAACAGACCTATTAAGCAATGATCGAAATCTCACCTTAACGGGTCCGGGAATCTATAAGGAAAACTATATTGACGTAAAGCTAAGTAATCAATGGGTTGAAATACGAGAGGAAAAAAACTCTGAGTATCCTATGGGAATTGATTTGATCTTTACAGATCGTCAGGACAATGTTTTATGTTTGCCGCGAACAACTCAAATAAGGAAACAGGTGGTTGGCTAAATGGGGTATGTAGCAGTAAAAGGCGGGACTCGTGCCATTGAAGAATCTATTAAACGACTGAAATATGAACGGTTAAAAAAGGGAGTCGTCTTGGATTGTCACAGAATTGAAAGCGGCATGCGCTGCTTAATTGACCAAGTGATGTCGGAAAGCAGCCTCTATAACGAAAATCTGGCAGCTATAGCAATTAAGCAAGCAGAAGGAAGTCCTGAAGAAGCGGTGTTTTTAATGCGAGCCTACCGTTCAACCTTGCCGCGCAGACATTATTCTCGGACCGTTGAGCCTACGGATATGATGGTGGAACGAAGAATATCGGCAAGCTTTAAAGATATTCCCGGCGGGCAGATTTTAGGGGCCGCCAATGATTATACTCATCGTCTCATTGATTTCAATTTGTGTGAGGAAACGGATGAAGATGCTGGCAATTGGGTACGCGATTACGCCCTGGAAAATGGAGCTGATAGCGACCTGACGGACTTAACTAATCTTCCTAAAGTTCTGGACTATTTACGGGAGGGCGGATTGATTCCAACTTGTAACAATGATGACAATGAGCCGGAGGATGTAACTAAAGAGAGTCTTCAGTTTCCCGCCAGCAGAAGTGAACGGCTGCAGATTTTAACCAGAGGACAGACGGGAGCTGTCAGTTCTCTTGGCTATGTTGCCTTGCGAAGTTTTGGCGCCCTCCATCCTACAGTGGGTGAACTTCGCATCGGAAATCTGCCCCTCTTTGTGGATAATCCCTTTAATGAAGAAAATGCGGAAGATGATGCCTATTATATTGGCGAAATAAAAGTCACGGAAGTCGAGACACTCTTTCCGGAAGATATTCAGAAACCCAATGGAGAAAAAGAAATTGAATTCAAACTGGGTTATGGACTTTGCTATGGACAAAACGAAACGAAAGCCATTGCTATGAGCATTTTAGACCGATGTCTAGAAGAGGGTAAACCGGAGCATCCCATCTATAACGAAGAGTTTGTTCTTCTCCATATTGACGCCGTGGAATCTTCAGGTTTTATGTCACATCTTAAGCTGCCTCATTACGTGACATTTCAGTCCAAGTTAGACAGTGTGCGAAGTTCAAAAAAGAAGAGAACGAAGCAGAAAGAGGAAAACAACGAGAAAAACAACGAGGAAAACAATGAGGAGTAAAATTCATGAGAATCGACTATAATTTTGCCTTTTTTGATGAAGGCTCTAAACGAGAAATCAGAAGAGCAACGTTAAAGGCGGTAGCCATCCCGGGATACCAGGTGCCTTTTGCTTCCAGGGAGATGCCCATCGCCAGAGGATGGGGAACAGGAGGACTGCAGTTGACACTTTCCCTGGTGGGAAAAGAGGACATTCTGAAGGTCATTGACCAAGGCTCCGACGAATCGGTAAACGCAGTCAACATAAAAAAGCTTATCGCAATGACCACGGGTATTACCGTTACGGAGGAAACCGCGAAAGCCATTATTATCCAATCGAGACATAGGATTCCAGAAGTTCCCCTGCAAGAGGGCCAGATCTTGGTTCTTCAAGTGCCTTTGCCGGAACCTTTGAGATATTATGAGCCCAGTGAATATGAGACGAAAAAACTCCACGCCGAAGTTGAATACAGCGGTGCCTGGCTCATGCTGTTTGAACAGATTATGAACTATCGAACTATGTCGACGGGGGCCGATCATCCTGTGATGGTTCACGGCAGGTATGTCATGGCACCCAGTCCCATTCCGCGATTCGACAATCCCAAACTGAATAATTCCAGAGCCTTGATCCTTCTGGGGGCAGGCCGCGAAAAAAAGGTTTACGCAGTGCCTCCCTATACAAAGGTTGTGTCTCTCGATTTTGATGACTACCCCTTTAGGGTTGAATCGTTTGCCAATAAATGCTGCAGATTGTGTGGGGCTGAAGGCGTATTTTTAGACGAAATACTCAATGATATAACAGGGGAAGCCTCTTATCAATGCAATGATACCAGCTATTGTTTGCAAAGGTTGAATGAAAAATCAAGAGGATGAGAGGGATTGCGATATGGAAGATTTTGAACAGCCTGTTTTATCGGTCAGGCATCTCAATAAACAATATGGTCAGGGATGTGCAAATTGCTCTGGGATGAGTGCAGAGCGTCTGCTGAAAAATTACTGCCCCATTTGCGGTACGGTGTATGCCTGCAGGGACATTACCTTTGATGTCTATGCGGGAGAGATATTAGGAGTTGTGGGTGAAAGCGGCAGCGGCAAGTCCACGATGATGGAATGTCTGTATTTTGACCGGGAGGTCAGCAGCGGCGAGGCTTTTATCCATTTCTACAAAAGCGGGAAAGAGAACTTATTTACGGAATCATCCCAGCAGAAACGATACATTCGGAATCACCTGATGGGGAAGGTCTATCAGAATCCACTGTTAAGTTTGAAAATGAATTTCTCTTCCATTGGTAATATTGCAGAGAAGTTGATTTCCGCCGGGAATAGGAATGTAGGGGCCATGGAAGCCAGAGGAAGAGAACTTTTGGAGCATGTAAACATACCCGTTTATCGCATGAAAGAAGCTCCTAAAAACTTTTCCGGCGGCATGCAGCAGAGGGTGCAAATTGCTAAGGCTCTCTCGAACAATCCCCCGCTTCTTCTCCTCGATGAAGTCACCACAGGGTTGGATTTATCCGTTCAAGCCAGTGTCCTCGATTTAATTAAGACAATCCAGCGGGAACTGCAAATTTCTATGATTATCGTATCTCATGATTTGGGTGTTATAAGAATGCTGGCTGACAGAACCCTCGTTATGTTGGATGGCCAGGTGATCGAGCAGGGCTTAACAGATCAGATTCTTGAAGATCCGCAGCATGGCTATACACAGACGTTAGTGCAATCCTTGTTATAATCACCTTCGCTATCCATGGTTGCAGAGATACTTGGTCAATATACACAACAGTAGTATTTGTAATGAGCTGTAGTGCCGCGAAAGGCTCGTCCTTTATCGTCATGTCTGGGATATTAGCTGTACTTATGCAGAGGAAAGTATAGAACCGAAGGTTAAACTTTCTGATAGTGAACAAAGGAGAAAAGTACATGTATTTGATCACAAACGTTCAAATTATTACCGAAGAAGCAGTCTTAGCAGGGCATGACTTGCTTATCAAAGATGATAGGATTTTCAGGATAGTGCCCCGGGGTGAGACAGAAATAACCGGTGATATAGACGTCATTGACGGGGCAGGAGGTTATGTTTCACCCGGATTTATCGATATTCACTCGGATTACATTGAAACGATGGCAGCTCCAAGACCGACTTGTTTAATGGACTTTCAAATGAGTATTCGCGAAACGGAAAGGCAATTAGTCTCACACGGAATCACCACAATGTTCCACTCGCTGTCACTCTTTAAAGATACAGAATATAAAAGCAAGCCAATCCGTAACCCTGATAATGTCAGGAAATTTATAGATTTGGTTGATAAGACCAAAACCGGCCGATACTTGATAAGGCATAAATTCCACGCTCGCTTCGAAATCGATAACTTTAAGGAAGTTGAAACGTTAAAAGGTTATATGGCAGAGAAAAAAGTTCATCTTGTCTCCTTCATGGACCATTCACCGGGACAGGGGCAATATCGGGATTTACAGGTTTATAGAAAAATGGTCAAAAGCTATAACGATTTGAATGACGAGCTGATTGATCAAATTATCACCAAGCATCAAAGCAAAGAAAAGCTAACTATTGAGGGGATTAAGGAAATAGCAGAATTGGCTCTGAGCAATGGCATTGCTGTTGCCTCTCATGATGATGATGCTGTGGAAAAGCTGGACTTGGTACAAAGTTTCGGTGTGACCATCAGTGAATTTCCCATCACTATGGAAATAGCCCGGAAAGCTAGGGAGAAGGGATTATTCACTATGGCGGGTGCCCCGAACATTCTCTTAGGAGGCTCTCACAGTGGGAATTTGTCCGCGGCAGAAGCAATCATGTCTAATAACATCGATATTTTATGCAGTGACTATTATCCGCCGGCGCTGCTGCAAGCTGTATTTATGCTCCATGAGAAGTATGAGTTAAATCTCGTTGATGTCATTAAGCTAGTAACTCTTAATCCTGCCAAAGCGGTGGCCCTTGATCAAGAAATTGGCTCAATCAGGGAAGGTAAGAAAGCAGATCTATTGATTATTGAAAAGATTGAGGAAAACTATCCTGTTATTACCTTGGTAATGATTGATGGGAGATTAAAGCAAAAGACATATTATCAAACCGCGGACTCTGCTTATGTCTTACATGATTCTGCAGATAAATAAGTTTCCGAATTATAAGAATTTTAGTATGGCTAATACGTAAAAAAAATCTCCATTGGGTATTCATTACCTAAGAAAACTCTTGTTCTTCTCTAGGCTTTCAATGATGGACTGAAGAGATAGCAAATTGCGAAAGGTCGGTTGAGTAAATCATGATCACAAGGCTGGGTAATGAACCGTGTATTCATGAGAATTGTCAGTTGAATAATGTCGACTTAGGCCAATATACAGAGATTGGGATTCATAACGTTCTTGAGAATTCTAAACTTGACGATTTTTCTTATACAGGACAATTTTGTATTGTCCAAAATGCCCAGATCGGCAAGTTCGTCAACATTGCAGCTATGGTGAGAATCGGGCCTACGGACCATCCTATGGGCAGGCCAACTTTGCATCACTTTACCTACCGCCGGAGGAAGTATGGTTTTGCGGAAACTGATGATGAAATGTTTTTTCAATGGCGGCAGGAGCAAAAAGTCTATATTGGTCATGATACTTGGATCGGACATGGAGCTATCGTCATGCCCGGTGTGACTATAGGCAATGGGGCTGTGGTAGGCAGCGGTGCCGTGGTAACAAAAGATGTGGAGCCTTACGCTGTTGTAGTTGGGGTCACCGCCAAACCGATTAAGAAACGATTTAAGGACGATATCATTGAAAAACTGGAGACGATTAAGTGGTGGGACTGGCCCTATGAAGTTATTAAAGAAAGGCTTAATGACTTTTGCCTTCCGATTAACGAATTTATCGAGAAGTATGATAAAGCAGGTGTGTAAATGGAAGAGATGCTGGCTATTGAGCATTTAACAAAATCATTCGTTATTCACAATTTAGATAAGCATATTGAAGCACTCCATGATATCTGTCTTGATTTAAAAGGAGGTGAGTTTGTCGGCATAACTGGCAAAAGCGGCAGTGGCAAATCAACAGTCTTTAAGTGCATCTATCGTACCTATGTACCTCAGAAAGGACGCATCTTGTATAACTCAAGAAAGTATGGCTTAGTCAATTTGGCCGAGCTTTCGGAACGACAAATGGTTTATCTCAGAAAACATGAGATCGGCTATGTCTCGCAGTTTTTAAACACCATGCCTCGGACAACCGCTCGGGAATTGGTAAAACAAGCTGTTTGGGAAATGGGACATGGAGAGGGCTATGCCGATCAGGAAGCCAAGCGAATGCTGGAGCATTTCGAATTGGACAGAGAATTATGGGATTGCTATCCGGGAACCTTTTCCGGCGGTGAAAAGCTGCGCTTGAATATTGCCAGAGCCATGGTAAAGCGTCCTAGGCTATTGTTATTGGATGAACCTACCGCCAGTTTGGACCAGGCCTCAAAATTAAAAGTACGGGAACTGATCGAACAATTAAAACGAGAAGGCACCACCATGATGGGAATTTTTCATGATCTTGAGTTTATGGAAAACCTCTGCAGCCGAGTTTACACAATGAGTCAAGGTAAGTTGAAAGATATTGAATTTTAACCTAAATATTACAGTAGTTTAATAGGAGCATAACTATTCTTAGGTACAATACGGATATGGGTTATTCAACGCCAAATAATACTTCAGATATTGAGAGGAGAATACAACGTGAAAAAAACCACATTATCGGTTATGGCAGTCATTATGATGTCCTCCTTACTTGCCGGATGCGGTACGACCACTACGGCAGATTCTGCAAATTCAAATTCAGGATCGAGTGTTAAAGAACCGTCAACCATCACTATTGCTTGGCTGCCCAATAATTCAGGAGATAATGAGAAAGCCTTCCGTGACGAATTCGACAAGGTTATCGAAAAAGCCACTGGTAAAAAGGTTGAGAACAAATTGACCACAGATTATGCGATTGCTATTTCAGCTCTGGAAAGCGGCGATGCTCAGTTGGGATATTTCGGACCTAATGAGTACATTGTTTCACATGCTAAAGACCCCAAGGTTATACCTCTGGTGGTGGAAAGCGGAGATTCAGGGACTTTGAACGATGCTCTTTATCACAGCCGTTTTCTGGTTAAAAAAGGCAATGAAGATCAATATAAATCCGGTGACAGTTTTGACATTGATAACATAACAGGAAAAAGAATGTCCTTCGTTTCCACCAGCTCAACATCAGGTTTTAATATGCCTGCCGCTGCGATTTTGGGAAAATTCACCAGTCAGGATAAATGGAAAAACCTAACTAAAGACAACTTAGCTCAAGGCGGGAGCGGAAAATTCTTCAGTCAAGTTCTCTTTGCCGGGTCCCACCAGTTGTCTTTAGTCAATGTACTTACGGGCAAATCCGATGTCTCAGCCGTGGATGATCTTGATGTTGCTCAGTATGTAACCCTTAGTCAAGGAAAAGACAACGAGGCAGGAGCAGTCTATACGGTGAAGCAGGGGGCCGATGCTCCATTCAACACTCTTGCAGGTTCTCAATTTGAAATTATTAAGTCTATACCGGTTTTCAACACTCCTCTTGAGGCCAACAGTTCCGTCTTAAGTCAAAAGACCCTTGATGCCATAACGAACGCCCTGACTGCTGACGAAACTACAAAAGACACCAAGATTTTTGCTCCGAAAGGCGCACAAGGCTCTGTCTTTGTTCAGCCCCACCGCTTTTTGAAAGTTGATGATTCCTGGTATGATCCCATGAGAAAAGTCCTGGGTTATTCAAAGTAAGCTCACGAAACCCAGTGCAGCGAATGCGGAAACCTTAAGGATTGTGTGAGAGGCGTTGCCTTTGACGCCTCTCTCTCAGTGTATCAATGGAGAGGGGGATTATGAGTGAAACGTGAATTAGGTGTAAAACGGGAATTGAGTATGCCTTTGTTGGAACTGAGGAACGTTACCAAGTATTATCACGGTACCACGCCTGCCTTGGAAGACATCAGCTTTTCTGTTGCAGAAGGAGAGTTTATCTCGGTGATAGGTCCATCCGGCGCTGGGAAATCAACGCTCCTCCGCTGCATAAACCGAATGATTGAAGCAACCAGCGGAGAAATAACCTTTGATGGGGTTCTTGTCTCCAAACTGAGGAAAAGAGAGCTGAGAAAGCTTAGAACAAAGATCGGCATGATCTTCCAACATTACAATCTGGTAGATAGGTTATCGGTCATCGAGAATGTTCTTCATGGCAGGCTGGGTTATAAGTCCACCCTTGCCGGGGTGATGGGGCGGTATAACCGAGAAGAAAAACAACAAGCCATCAAGATAATTGACTTATTAGGTCTGCGTGAGCAGGTTTACAAACGCTGTGACCAACTTAGCGGCGGTCAGAAGCAGCGGGTGGGAATTGCCAGGGCGTTAATTCAAGATCCTAAACTGATTTTATGTGATGAACCCATTGCTTCCTTAGATCCTAATGCCGCCAAGATTATTATGGATTACCTGAGAGATGTTTCCGCCACGATGGGCATAACGGTCATTGTCAATTTGCACCAAGTCAGTATGGCCTTGAAATATTCGGACCGAATTATCGGTGTCAATCAAGGAAAAATAGTCTTCGACGGCTCCCCTAACGCCCTAACCGGCGAAATCATCGCGGAAATATATGGTTCGGAGTCCAATGATCTTATGGTTGAATTAGGAGAAAAATATGCAATCTGATATTTTTGCCAAACGCAGAAGAGACAGTCTGATATTTTTCGCCTTATTGACGCTGCTTACCGCCGGTTCCATCGTCATTACCCAGTATGATGTGACGAAGGGTTTTACCAGTCTCCTCAAAGCCTTCATCTGGGGAGGCTCCAATTTTTATCCCGATGCCAAGTCCCTGGCTATATTGCCGGATGTTTTAGGGAAATTATGGGATACGATTCTGATTTCCATCGCAGCGACTACGGCAGCCACGGTTTTTGCTGTTCTCTTGGCTTTAGTGGGCTCTCGAACCACCAGAATGAACAGTTTTTTTAGTCTTGCAGCAAGGGGCATCGCTTCACTATTCCGCAACATACCTCTCGTCGCTTGGGCCATGGTTTTAATGCTGGCTTTTAGTCAGAGTGCAATCACAGGCTACTTGGCACTGTTTTTGGGGTCCTTCGGCTTCCTGACACGAGCCTTTATTGAGACGATTGATGAAGTGTCTAACGACTCCGTTGAAGCTTTGTCAGCCACGGGTGCCGGTTATTTTCATATTATCTTTCAATCCGTCCTGCCTTCCAGTCTCCCGCAAATGATCAGTTGGGTATTATTTATGATCGACACGAATATTCGCGATGCCACTTTGGTTGGGCTTCTGACGGGGACTGGGATCGGTTTTTCCTTTGATTTGTACTATAAGAGTTTTAATTTTCATGCCGCAAGTCTTGTGGTAATTCTCATAGTAATTACTGTAATCCTTATCGAAATGATTTCCAATAATATCAGAAGGGTGATTATGTGATGAAGATGGAGGAAGCGATCCTGCCAGCAAAGCCCCTGAGTAAAGAGTCTCTGACTATGTGGATATTATTGGCCGTCTTATCGTTACTGACTGTCTATGCCTTGCTCACCATTGATTATAAAAGTGTCGATATGGCGAAGGCCATCGGCGATACATTAAACAATTTTAAAACTATATTTCTTCATCCTGCGGCTCACCGGCTCAGTTTATGGGGAGCTTTCTATGAAGTGTTAATCACCATGGGTTTAGCATTTTTGACCACGTTATTTGGTGGCATCATTGCTATGTTTTTAGGGCTGCTGGCTGCTCAGAATTTAGCTCCTAAACAAGTTACCAATATAATCAAAGGCTTTGTTGCCTTTATCCGGGCTGTTCCCACGATTCTTTGGGTTCTCATATTCGCCGTGGCAGCCGGTCTGGGCAGCGCGGCAGCGGTTATTGGTTTAACCTTTCACTCCGTTAGTTATTTGACTAAGGCCTATTCCGAGTCTTTTGAGGAATTGGACAGAAGCGTAATTGAAGCTTTGATGGCCAGCGGAGCAAATTGGTGGCAAATTATTTTTCAAGCGGTTATACCTTCCTCTGTTTCTTCCCTACTATCCTGGACTTTTATGCGATTTGAAATCAATTTCGCCAATGCAGTTGCCATGGGCGCCGCAGCGGGTGCGGCTGGAATTGGCTTCGATCTGTTTATGGACAGCGGTTTCTATTTTGACTTGAGAGAAATCGGTTTGGTAACCTACTTTATCATCGCTTTTGCCATCGTGCTGGAAGCCATCTCTACAAACTTAAAAAGCAAGATATTAAAGAAAGCTTAGCCGGCCATGGCTTCAGAGACACTTGGCTAATCCACCTGCAGGTATCGTAATGAGTTGCTATTATCAAACATTTGCGGAATGGAAAAGGTTTGGAGAGTTTAACGTTTGAAATAAAGAGCAAAGGGAGCAAATTTGAACGTGAGAACAAATAGGATTTGCCTATACAACGCCAATATGATTTTGCCTGAGAAGGTTTGCAAGGGCCATATTATAGTTGAAGGAAATAGAATCGTTGAGGTAGTGGAAAGGGATTTCCCCAGAGTTAAATGTTATTCAGACCTTACCATGATTGATGCGGAAGGTTGTTTTATCATGCCGGGGATGATTGATTTGCACAGCGATGCTATTGAAAAGGAGATACAACCGAGGCCCAATACTTTATT is a window encoding:
- a CDS encoding phosphonate C-P lyase system protein PhnL → MEEMLAIEHLTKSFVIHNLDKHIEALHDICLDLKGGEFVGITGKSGSGKSTVFKCIYRTYVPQKGRILYNSRKYGLVNLAELSERQMVYLRKHEIGYVSQFLNTMPRTTARELVKQAVWEMGHGEGYADQEAKRMLEHFELDRELWDCYPGTFSGGEKLRLNIARAMVKRPRLLLLDEPTASLDQASKLKVRELIEQLKREGTTMMGIFHDLEFMENLCSRVYTMSQGKLKDIEF
- a CDS encoding alpha-D-ribose 1-methylphosphonate 5-phosphate C-P-lyase PhnJ is translated as MRIDYNFAFFDEGSKREIRRATLKAVAIPGYQVPFASREMPIARGWGTGGLQLTLSLVGKEDILKVIDQGSDESVNAVNIKKLIAMTTGITVTEETAKAIIIQSRHRIPEVPLQEGQILVLQVPLPEPLRYYEPSEYETKKLHAEVEYSGAWLMLFEQIMNYRTMSTGADHPVMVHGRYVMAPSPIPRFDNPKLNNSRALILLGAGREKKVYAVPPYTKVVSLDFDDYPFRVESFANKCCRLCGAEGVFLDEILNDITGEASYQCNDTSYCLQRLNEKSRG
- the phnC gene encoding phosphonate ABC transporter ATP-binding protein, encoding MPLLELRNVTKYYHGTTPALEDISFSVAEGEFISVIGPSGAGKSTLLRCINRMIEATSGEITFDGVLVSKLRKRELRKLRTKIGMIFQHYNLVDRLSVIENVLHGRLGYKSTLAGVMGRYNREEKQQAIKIIDLLGLREQVYKRCDQLSGGQKQRVGIARALIQDPKLILCDEPIASLDPNAAKIIMDYLRDVSATMGITVIVNLHQVSMALKYSDRIIGVNQGKIVFDGSPNALTGEIIAEIYGSESNDLMVELGEKYAI
- a CDS encoding phosphate/phosphite/phosphonate ABC transporter substrate-binding protein: MKKTTLSVMAVIMMSSLLAGCGTTTTADSANSNSGSSVKEPSTITIAWLPNNSGDNEKAFRDEFDKVIEKATGKKVENKLTTDYAIAISALESGDAQLGYFGPNEYIVSHAKDPKVIPLVVESGDSGTLNDALYHSRFLVKKGNEDQYKSGDSFDIDNITGKRMSFVSTSSTSGFNMPAAAILGKFTSQDKWKNLTKDNLAQGGSGKFFSQVLFAGSHQLSLVNVLTGKSDVSAVDDLDVAQYVTLSQGKDNEAGAVYTVKQGADAPFNTLAGSQFEIIKSIPVFNTPLEANSSVLSQKTLDAITNALTADETTKDTKIFAPKGAQGSVFVQPHRFLKVDDSWYDPMRKVLGYSK
- a CDS encoding DapH/DapD/GlmU-related protein, producing the protein MITRLGNEPCIHENCQLNNVDLGQYTEIGIHNVLENSKLDDFSYTGQFCIVQNAQIGKFVNIAAMVRIGPTDHPMGRPTLHHFTYRRRKYGFAETDDEMFFQWRQEQKVYIGHDTWIGHGAIVMPGVTIGNGAVVGSGAVVTKDVEPYAVVVGVTAKPIKKRFKDDIIEKLETIKWWDWPYEVIKERLNDFCLPINEFIEKYDKAGV
- the phnM gene encoding phosphonate metabolism protein PhnM translates to MYLITNVQIITEEAVLAGHDLLIKDDRIFRIVPRGETEITGDIDVIDGAGGYVSPGFIDIHSDYIETMAAPRPTCLMDFQMSIRETERQLVSHGITTMFHSLSLFKDTEYKSKPIRNPDNVRKFIDLVDKTKTGRYLIRHKFHARFEIDNFKEVETLKGYMAEKKVHLVSFMDHSPGQGQYRDLQVYRKMVKSYNDLNDELIDQIITKHQSKEKLTIEGIKEIAELALSNGIAVASHDDDAVEKLDLVQSFGVTISEFPITMEIARKAREKGLFTMAGAPNILLGGSHSGNLSAAEAIMSNNIDILCSDYYPPALLQAVFMLHEKYELNLVDVIKLVTLNPAKAVALDQEIGSIREGKKADLLIIEKIEENYPVITLVMIDGRLKQKTYYQTADSAYVLHDSADK
- a CDS encoding PhnE/PtxC family ABC transporter permease, coding for MQSDIFAKRRRDSLIFFALLTLLTAGSIVITQYDVTKGFTSLLKAFIWGGSNFYPDAKSLAILPDVLGKLWDTILISIAATTAATVFAVLLALVGSRTTRMNSFFSLAARGIASLFRNIPLVAWAMVLMLAFSQSAITGYLALFLGSFGFLTRAFIETIDEVSNDSVEALSATGAGYFHIIFQSVLPSSLPQMISWVLFMIDTNIRDATLVGLLTGTGIGFSFDLYYKSFNFHAASLVVILIVITVILIEMISNNIRRVIM
- a CDS encoding PhnE/PtxC family ABC transporter permease, with protein sequence MKMEEAILPAKPLSKESLTMWILLAVLSLLTVYALLTIDYKSVDMAKAIGDTLNNFKTIFLHPAAHRLSLWGAFYEVLITMGLAFLTTLFGGIIAMFLGLLAAQNLAPKQVTNIIKGFVAFIRAVPTILWVLIFAVAAGLGSAAAVIGLTFHSVSYLTKAYSESFEELDRSVIEALMASGANWWQIIFQAVIPSSVSSLLSWTFMRFEINFANAVAMGAAAGAAGIGFDLFMDSGFYFDLREIGLVTYFIIAFAIVLEAISTNLKSKILKKA
- the phnG gene encoding phosphonate C-P lyase system protein PhnG, whose translation is MIRKRRTKTLIEGSAKVSAKLAQEIVKAYDVKTIEESNNSLVMVKVRESAQKSLFYLGEVLITECKVMVAESLGIGIVKGYEPTLAYNLAIIDAAYNAGLPETKEWTDVLLLEEVLIKEKYEALKKKVLKTKVNFDTMDV
- the phnH gene encoding phosphonate C-P lyase system protein PhnH, giving the protein MKLDLVHDIQAAYRKTLDSMSRPGLINNIREQASTIDMDIWCFNSTLVLTLMLLDTEVKFKICSEHEAEMAKLINQLTYAKATELESADYILVLHDCKPADLEKALHMAYPGDLLDPHKAATLIIETDLLSNDRNLTLTGPGIYKENYIDVKLSNQWVEIREEKNSEYPMGIDLIFTDRQDNVLCLPRTTQIRKQVVG
- a CDS encoding ATP-binding cassette domain-containing protein; the protein is MEDFEQPVLSVRHLNKQYGQGCANCSGMSAERLLKNYCPICGTVYACRDITFDVYAGEILGVVGESGSGKSTMMECLYFDREVSSGEAFIHFYKSGKENLFTESSQQKRYIRNHLMGKVYQNPLLSLKMNFSSIGNIAEKLISAGNRNVGAMEARGRELLEHVNIPVYRMKEAPKNFSGGMQQRVQIAKALSNNPPLLLLDEVTTGLDLSVQASVLDLIKTIQRELQISMIIVSHDLGVIRMLADRTLVMLDGQVIEQGLTDQILEDPQHGYTQTLVQSLL
- a CDS encoding carbon-phosphorus lyase complex subunit PhnI, with translation MGYVAVKGGTRAIEESIKRLKYERLKKGVVLDCHRIESGMRCLIDQVMSESSLYNENLAAIAIKQAEGSPEEAVFLMRAYRSTLPRRHYSRTVEPTDMMVERRISASFKDIPGGQILGAANDYTHRLIDFNLCEETDEDAGNWVRDYALENGADSDLTDLTNLPKVLDYLREGGLIPTCNNDDNEPEDVTKESLQFPASRSERLQILTRGQTGAVSSLGYVALRSFGALHPTVGELRIGNLPLFVDNPFNEENAEDDAYYIGEIKVTEVETLFPEDIQKPNGEKEIEFKLGYGLCYGQNETKAIAMSILDRCLEEGKPEHPIYNEEFVLLHIDAVESSGFMSHLKLPHYVTFQSKLDSVRSSKKKRTKQKEENNEKNNEENNEE